The stretch of DNA TATTCTTTTTATTGTTGAGTCTGTGGGCAGGAGCACAAACCAACCGGTTTTTCTACGAATATAAATTTATCCCCGATTCCAATAATAAAACGGATGTAAAAAAAGAAATGATGTTGCTGGATATTGATAAGAATGGTTCAAGCTATTACAGCAGGGATAAATTTGTGTCGGATTCCATCACAAAGGCAGACCTGGAAAAACAGATGAAATCGAGTCCCGGTAATATCAATGTAAATAAAAGGGAAAAGGCAGGACAGGTATCGTATAAAGTTACCAAGCAATATCCTGATTTCACAACCTATCTCTTCAGGACTGTTTCTATGGATCAGTATAAAATCAAGGAAGATAAAAAACAGGAATGGAAGATTCTTCCGGATAAAGAAAAGATTGGAGAGTATAATAGCCAGAAAGCGACTACCAGCTTTGGAGGCAGAGAATGGATAGCCTGGTTTACTACAGATATTCCATTTCAGGATGGACCTTATAAGTTTTATGGACTTCCGGGACTGATTGTAAAAATTGAAGATACAACAGGATCGCATTCCATGGTTCTTATCGGAAATAAAACAATTGCTGCTGCAACAGCAGGAAAAGAACTTCAGGTTCCTGAAAATATCAGAATGATAGGAATGGGAGGTAAAGAAATAGAAGTCACTAAAGATCAGTTCAGGAAAGTATGGAAAGCCTATGTAAATGACCCTTCAAAGAATATGAGAGAGCTGATGATGAGAAGTGGAGGCGATAATAAAGTGGTTTTCAAAGTAAAAACAAGTGATGGCAAGGAAATTTCAGATCCTAACCAGGTTTTCAGAGAAATGGAAAAACGGACTAAAGAAACTTTAAGCAAAAATAATAATCCGATTGAACCGGATTTAGAGCATTAATTAATTCTTTTTTATTAATATCAGGGCAGGGTGGAGACATCCTGCTTATTTATTTGATACACCTTTAAATAATCGGAGTATTATGAAATAAAAAGCGTCTGAATTAGGTTTCAGACGCTTTTGTATGTGTTATTTATTCTTTAGAAATTAAGCTAATTTCTGAGAATCTGAAATAAACTGAGCCAAACCACTGTCTGTTAATGGGTGCTTTAATAAGCTCAAGATCGGAGGAAGTGGTGAAGTGATTACATCAGCTCCGATTTTCGCGCAGTCAATGATATGCATTGAATGACGGATAGATGCTGCTAAAATCTCAGTGTCGTACATATAATTATCAAAAATTAAACGAATTTCCTGAATAAGATTTAATCCATCCGTAGAAATGTCATCTAATCTTCCAAGGAAAGGAGAAACGTACGTTGCACCTGCCTTCGCTGCCAAAAGCGCTTGTCCCGGAGAGAAAATTAAAGTACAGTTAGTTTTGATTCCCTTATCTGAAAAATATTTTAATGCTTTGATACCATCTTTAATCATTGGGATCTTTACCACAATGTTTGGGTGGATTGCAGCTAATTCTTCACCTTCTTTGATCATTTCGTCATAAGTAGTCGAAAGTACTTCTGCAGAAATGTCACCGTCCACAATTTCGCAAATTGCTTTATAGTGGTTCTTGATCGCTTCAGCTCCCTGAATTCCTTCTTTAGCCATTAATGATGGATTGGTTGTTACACCATCTAAAATTCCAAGGTCTTTGGCTT from Chryseobacterium piperi encodes:
- the fsa gene encoding fructose-6-phosphate aldolase, with the protein product MKFFIDTANLEQIKEAKDLGILDGVTTNPSLMAKEGIQGAEAIKNHYKAICEIVDGDISAEVLSTTYDEMIKEGEELAAIHPNIVVKIPMIKDGIKALKYFSDKGIKTNCTLIFSPGQALLAAKAGATYVSPFLGRLDDISTDGLNLIQEIRLIFDNYMYDTEILAASIRHSMHIIDCAKIGADVITSPLPPILSLLKHPLTDSGLAQFISDSQKLA
- a CDS encoding GLPGLI family protein encodes the protein MKNKILFFLLLSLWAGAQTNRFFYEYKFIPDSNNKTDVKKEMMLLDIDKNGSSYYSRDKFVSDSITKADLEKQMKSSPGNINVNKREKAGQVSYKVTKQYPDFTTYLFRTVSMDQYKIKEDKKQEWKILPDKEKIGEYNSQKATTSFGGREWIAWFTTDIPFQDGPYKFYGLPGLIVKIEDTTGSHSMVLIGNKTIAAATAGKELQVPENIRMIGMGGKEIEVTKDQFRKVWKAYVNDPSKNMRELMMRSGGDNKVVFKVKTSDGKEISDPNQVFREMEKRTKETLSKNNNPIEPDLEH